The bacterium DNA segment CTTTTCGAGGTAGACAACGGCCGCTCCCCCACCTTTCGGAACGAGCACGTTCAAGCCCTTCTCGCGCAGAGGGGTACCGACGTCGATCGCCTCAGTCGCCAGAGCCATTCCGTGCCCACTCACTACGATCATGGTCGTGTGATACCACGCCTTGCGCACACCCATATCCATGTGAAGCCTCTGGATCTGCACGTCTTGCTGCTTGAGAGAACGCAATACGTTTGGATCGTCGGGACCGTGTTGATGTGCTGCCGCATCGGTCCCCTTGAAGTAGGCGATGATCAGTTGCGGAGTCTCATCCTGGGGAAGGCGGTACCATTCCGCAATCTGATTGACCTTGCCTCGCTCGTGCTCCTTCTCGCGCGAAGGAGGCACTGTGAACGTGGGCTCGATACCGCGATAGGCACCGCGCGAACCGGGCCAACCAAAGACGGCCGTCTTGATCCCCTGGCGTTCGGCGGCCGCCCAGAGCGGCTCGGCCGCGAGCCAGTTCGCATTCGGGTCCTCGTGGAAATAGCCGCGCCTCGCGTCCAGGAAACGATCATTGACGATACCGTGTTGGCTGGGCCAGGCGCCTGTGATCAGCGACGCATGCGTCGGGAACAGATTCGTGGGAAAAACCGGCGTCAGGGACTTTGCCCGGATGCCGTACTGCTCGAACGGATAGGCCCCGAATAGATGAACCCAATCGAGATAATCCGGGCGAATCGCGTCCATGGAGATCAAGAGAACCACGGGCTTCTTCGTCTTGGCCTCTTCCATGCTGATCTCACGGGCGTACTGTGGCTTGGCGGCCGGGGCGGGAGCCTCCTCTGCGGAGGGGGCGGCGGATTCCGTAGGATCCGGTGAACACGCCAACGCGATAGAGGCGCAAGCGAAGAACCGGATCAGCGTCTTGCGAAGCGAGATTGACACGCGTGTCCCTGCTAGTCTG contains these protein-coding regions:
- a CDS encoding alkaline phosphatase family protein, which gives rise to MEEAKTKKPVVLLISMDAIRPDYLDWVHLFGAYPFEQYGIRAKSLTPVFPTNLFPTHASLITGAWPSQHGIVNDRFLDARRGYFHEDPNANWLAAEPLWAAAERQGIKTAVFGWPGSRGAYRGIEPTFTVPPSREKEHERGKVNQIAEWYRLPQDETPQLIIAYFKGTDAAAHQHGPDDPNVLRSLKQQDVQIQRLHMDMGVRKAWYHTTMIVVSGHGMALATEAIDVGTPLREKGLNVLVPKGGGAAVVYLEKPEQRDEALEILRAQANIEAYPSDEFLKGYNAYQRERSGEIIVTVDPPYVLWDPGPDPEEGIPTGRVKNIVRGAHGYRPEDEKMQGIFMAVGRGVERRKDIGVVHTIDVAATVANLLGIDPPEHSQGRALLDPNIQFEIATEVFDLPSLP